The following coding sequences lie in one Thalassoglobus polymorphus genomic window:
- a CDS encoding sulfatase has translation MSRFIPTHFFSCLSLMSCILQIVCLFTLQSVASARQPNITQPNIIVLLADDLGYGELGCQGNPQILTPHIDSIAKNGVRFTQGYVTGPNCSPSRAGLLTGKIPTRFGYEFNPIGARNEDPAIGLPGKEITLAEMLHDVGYTTALIGKWHQGGTAAYHPQRHGFDEFFGFTHEGHYFVPPPYRGVTTMLRRKSLPGNQKGRWTGRNLIYTTHMGHNEPDYDANNPIVRGGQPVVESEYLTDAFTREAVDFIDRHSDKPFLLYLAYNAVHSPLQGADKYMQQFESIEDPHRRIFAAMLANLDDSVGAVMNQVEKSGLQKETLIFFLSDNGGPTRELTSSNLPLRGEKSHMYEGGVRVPMMVKWEGQIPKGKTYEKPVSSMDIFATSANLAGAQIQHAIDGVDLMPYLLGKKDSAPHEQLFWRQGPRSALRYKNWKLVNMSRNAKKPKWELYDLDTDLREQHDLAGAKPDLLKSLIHRWEQMNRQMSEPLF, from the coding sequence ATGAGCCGTTTCATACCGACACATTTCTTTTCTTGCTTGTCGCTCATGTCTTGCATCTTGCAGATTGTGTGCCTCTTCACTCTTCAGAGTGTCGCCTCTGCCCGGCAGCCGAATATCACTCAACCGAACATCATTGTGCTGCTGGCAGATGATTTGGGATATGGAGAGCTCGGCTGTCAGGGGAACCCTCAAATTCTGACGCCGCACATTGATTCCATCGCCAAAAACGGAGTCCGCTTCACTCAAGGATATGTGACTGGCCCTAATTGCAGCCCGTCGCGAGCAGGTCTTCTCACAGGAAAAATCCCGACCAGATTCGGATACGAATTCAACCCTATCGGAGCCAGAAACGAAGACCCAGCGATCGGCCTGCCAGGCAAAGAGATCACCCTTGCAGAGATGCTGCACGACGTTGGATACACAACCGCGTTGATCGGGAAATGGCACCAGGGAGGGACAGCTGCCTATCATCCGCAGCGTCATGGATTCGATGAGTTTTTTGGATTCACTCACGAAGGCCACTACTTTGTGCCACCTCCGTATCGCGGGGTGACAACCATGCTCAGAAGAAAGTCTCTGCCAGGAAATCAAAAAGGGCGGTGGACCGGCCGAAATCTCATCTACACAACGCACATGGGGCATAATGAACCTGACTACGATGCCAATAATCCGATTGTGCGCGGTGGGCAACCTGTTGTGGAAAGCGAGTATCTCACGGATGCATTCACGCGCGAAGCTGTCGACTTTATTGACCGGCACTCCGACAAACCGTTTCTTCTCTATCTGGCTTACAACGCTGTCCATAGCCCGTTACAGGGGGCGGACAAGTACATGCAGCAGTTCGAATCGATCGAAGATCCCCATCGCCGCATTTTTGCAGCCATGCTCGCCAACCTCGATGACAGTGTCGGTGCGGTCATGAATCAGGTCGAAAAATCTGGCTTGCAGAAAGAGACACTGATTTTCTTCTTGAGCGACAACGGTGGACCAACACGCGAGTTAACATCAAGCAACTTGCCACTGCGCGGTGAAAAATCGCACATGTACGAGGGAGGGGTACGTGTCCCCATGATGGTGAAGTGGGAAGGGCAGATTCCAAAAGGGAAGACGTACGAGAAGCCGGTCAGCAGTATGGATATTTTTGCCACGTCCGCAAATCTTGCAGGCGCACAAATTCAACATGCGATTGACGGAGTCGACCTGATGCCATACCTGCTCGGCAAGAAAGACTCCGCTCCTCACGAGCAACTCTTCTGGAGGCAAGGTCCGCGTTCGGCACTGCGATACAAAAACTGGAAGCTCGTCAATATGTCTCGAAACGCCAAGAAGCCGAAGTGGGAACTGTATGATCTTGACACTGACCTTCGTGAACAGCACGACTTGGCAGGCGCGAAACCTGATCTCTTGAAATCGCTGATTCACCGATGGGAGCAAATGAACAGACAAATGAGCGAACCGCTGTTTTAA
- a CDS encoding family 16 glycoside hydrolase has product MYTLKFSHPRLPKLSIPGLAIVACLLGSPATSTAADADPYGGFKMGIQSYSLRGFDVDEALKHSEKLGLKYWEAYPKHIPISTVPAHIKEQKAKLANSGVTLAAYGVVGFDTNETKAREIFDFAKAMGLKSISANPKKDPATFDLLEKLVEEYQIPIAIHNHGPGALYDKVDDILEMVDGRSPLLGACVDTGHYLRSNEDPVEVIQKLGKRVFGVHFKDVRTIRSEEEKAKLMAVLPKNRANHLEKEGKIFTILGEGELNIVGVLRALREIGYTNPISLEYEENPQNPLSDIELCLAAVREGVAYLDSNDEGFTQIWDGKTFDGWKINESPDTWKIVDGAIVCQGPRSHLFYVGDGTPFKNFELKVDVMAEPNSNGGIYFHTEFQESGWPEKGFETQVNNTYKKDPRKTGGLYAVDDVTEQLIPDNTWWTQHIIVKGKRVIIKIDGKVATDYTEPENSTGQPNQPKRRIDKGTFALQGHDPNSTVHFKNLRVKKLAD; this is encoded by the coding sequence ATGTACACCTTGAAATTTTCTCACCCCAGATTGCCTAAGCTTTCTATTCCGGGGCTCGCTATCGTCGCCTGCCTTTTGGGTTCGCCAGCAACATCAACTGCTGCCGATGCTGATCCTTACGGCGGATTCAAAATGGGAATCCAGAGTTACTCACTTCGTGGTTTTGACGTCGACGAAGCATTAAAGCACTCGGAAAAGCTCGGCCTGAAATACTGGGAGGCCTACCCAAAGCACATTCCAATCTCGACAGTTCCCGCTCACATCAAAGAGCAGAAAGCGAAGCTTGCAAATTCCGGAGTCACACTCGCTGCGTATGGAGTCGTCGGATTTGATACCAATGAAACCAAAGCTCGCGAAATCTTTGATTTTGCGAAAGCGATGGGACTCAAGTCGATCAGTGCGAATCCGAAAAAGGATCCAGCGACCTTTGACCTACTCGAAAAGCTCGTCGAGGAATACCAGATTCCGATCGCGATCCATAACCATGGTCCCGGGGCTTTGTACGACAAGGTTGATGACATCCTAGAAATGGTCGACGGTCGCAGCCCGCTCTTGGGAGCCTGCGTTGATACCGGTCACTACTTGCGAAGCAACGAAGATCCAGTGGAAGTGATTCAAAAGCTTGGCAAGCGGGTTTTCGGAGTTCACTTTAAAGATGTTCGCACCATCCGTTCTGAGGAAGAGAAAGCGAAACTCATGGCTGTGCTGCCGAAGAACAGAGCCAATCACCTCGAAAAAGAGGGCAAAATTTTTACGATTCTCGGCGAAGGAGAACTGAACATCGTGGGGGTGTTGCGGGCGCTTCGAGAAATTGGATACACCAACCCGATTTCGCTGGAATACGAAGAGAACCCACAGAATCCTCTCTCCGATATTGAGCTTTGTCTAGCAGCTGTCCGCGAAGGTGTTGCCTATCTGGACAGTAATGACGAAGGCTTCACACAAATCTGGGATGGTAAGACATTCGATGGCTGGAAGATCAACGAATCTCCAGACACCTGGAAAATTGTCGACGGGGCGATCGTTTGTCAGGGACCACGCAGCCATCTCTTCTACGTCGGAGATGGTACTCCGTTCAAGAACTTTGAACTCAAAGTTGATGTCATGGCAGAGCCCAACAGCAACGGTGGAATCTACTTCCACACGGAATTCCAGGAGAGTGGCTGGCCTGAAAAAGGATTCGAAACTCAGGTCAATAACACCTACAAAAAAGATCCTCGCAAGACAGGAGGTTTGTACGCAGTCGATGATGTCACTGAACAGTTGATCCCAGACAACACCTGGTGGACTCAGCACATCATCGTCAAAGGCAAACGCGTCATTATTAAAATCGATGGAAAGGTTGCCACCGACTACACCGAGCCTGAAAACTCAACCGGTCAACCAAACCAGCCAAAACGCCGAATCGACAAAGGAACTTTTGCTCTTCAGGGACACGACCCGAACAGCACTGTTCACTTCAAAAATCTCCGCGTGAAGAAGCTGGCTGACTAA
- a CDS encoding NPCBM/NEW2 domain-containing protein — protein MDAALQLLLVATLSGTPVTVTTLDGQSTVGELAKLDSAQVVVQTEAQDKTLPVDQLMLLRFNDAQINETPTEGKAAKKVVRLSDQSLLTFETVIFKEKQAELETVGYGATTVPVSAIRDIRWGAVDEKVQESWTDLQSRGARDDLLVFRKGDVLDYVAGSVSDLTDKGVTINVRGRELKAPVDRIFAVVFANRSANETPGVGLLRTTGGDELKAKSITLKESTLAVSLVSGINLELDLSKIREIDFGGGRIRYLADLPFDDSTSVSPNSEFPVVWFTALNFPAGSGGRRPLLIDGKQYQRGLWMHSGAVVRFRLNRQFTELRTVAGFDQTHVGKMPRFNPKVKLVFEGDSEELYAKEFSWDTPPEKINLNLSNVRELIIRVESLGVGKGILEHFALGDAQVIK, from the coding sequence TTGGATGCTGCATTACAGTTGCTGTTGGTGGCGACGCTATCGGGAACACCCGTCACCGTCACAACACTTGATGGTCAGTCAACCGTTGGTGAACTGGCGAAGCTGGATTCCGCTCAAGTGGTCGTGCAGACGGAAGCACAAGACAAGACACTCCCGGTCGATCAGCTGATGCTGCTCCGTTTCAACGATGCACAAATCAATGAGACACCGACGGAAGGCAAAGCTGCGAAGAAAGTTGTCCGCCTGAGTGATCAGTCGCTGCTCACCTTTGAAACGGTCATCTTCAAAGAAAAGCAGGCAGAATTGGAAACCGTTGGCTATGGAGCGACGACCGTCCCAGTCAGTGCGATTCGGGACATTCGCTGGGGAGCGGTCGACGAGAAAGTTCAGGAAAGCTGGACAGACCTGCAATCTCGAGGGGCTCGAGATGATCTTCTAGTGTTTCGAAAAGGGGATGTGCTCGACTACGTTGCCGGTTCAGTGAGCGATCTCACTGACAAAGGTGTCACCATCAACGTGCGAGGCCGCGAGCTGAAAGCTCCAGTGGATCGAATTTTCGCGGTTGTCTTCGCGAATCGATCAGCGAATGAGACTCCGGGAGTCGGGCTGTTGCGTACAACAGGAGGAGACGAACTCAAAGCGAAGTCGATCACTTTAAAAGAGTCAACGTTAGCAGTCTCGCTCGTCAGTGGAATCAATCTGGAGCTCGATCTCTCGAAAATACGGGAGATCGATTTTGGTGGCGGAAGGATTCGATATCTCGCAGACCTTCCCTTTGACGACTCTACGTCTGTCTCTCCAAATAGCGAATTCCCAGTCGTCTGGTTTACAGCTCTAAACTTCCCAGCTGGCTCAGGAGGACGACGTCCACTGTTGATCGACGGGAAGCAGTATCAACGGGGATTGTGGATGCACTCGGGGGCGGTGGTACGTTTCCGTTTGAACCGGCAATTCACCGAGCTTCGGACAGTTGCAGGGTTTGACCAAACGCACGTTGGGAAAATGCCACGATTCAATCCGAAGGTCAAGTTGGTCTTCGAGGGCGATTCAGAAGAGTTGTATGCGAAGGAATTTTCCTGGGACACCCCACCGGAGAAGATCAATTTAAACTTATCCAATGTTCGTGAATTAATCATTCGCGTAGAATCATTGGGGGTCGGAAAAGGAATTCTCGAACACTTTGCTCTCGGTGATGCCCAGGTGATCAAGTGA
- a CDS encoding S1C family serine protease, which yields MTSKHNQFLKPAMHLRASRWMPVVIFFLMTQTSVFSQTSVVVPEAVLQAQQHRIETVERVASSVVAIFAPGGQGGGSGVLISSDGFAVTNFHVVQGLGGFMKCGLNDGRLYDAVLVGIDPTGDVAVVKLLGRDDFPHAEIGDSDTVKMGDWTFAMGNPFLLADDFQPTVTYGMVSGTHRYQYPAGTFLEYTDCIQVDTSINAGNSGGPLFNINGEVIGINGRISVEKRGKVNVGAGYSISINQVMHFLDHLKSGRIVDHATLGATVTSTSDGAVVVSNILETSEAYRRGLRQGDELISFAGRPVRSVNQYKNILGIYPKNWQVPLSFQRDGERFDIVVQLAGLHRRAELAGGPTPSAPEPDEKEKPKIPIPIPHMGKKKEPDIPKEYLKLYEEKNGYANYYFNQIAQDRFLETIQRWGDFSSKPRMWALDATFKDGAPLQIRMQPEAIAAKFEQGFAVLELGGEFTAEPMDSGGLLASLEQLKQLLIDPKDYFTEFYYVGSEPLDGQGERVDVLVTTKGLLISRWYFQQESGALIGVDTVIDEEHDSCKIRFGEMRDLDGVKFPSRLTVRSGGQLWGELDVTSLKFLDPDSKGSP from the coding sequence GTGACAAGCAAGCATAATCAATTTCTAAAACCTGCGATGCACCTTCGCGCATCCCGCTGGATGCCTGTGGTGATCTTCTTTTTGATGACACAGACAAGTGTGTTCTCGCAAACGTCTGTCGTCGTTCCAGAAGCTGTGCTTCAGGCACAACAGCATCGGATTGAAACTGTCGAACGTGTTGCAAGCAGCGTTGTGGCGATCTTTGCTCCCGGAGGGCAAGGGGGCGGTTCCGGTGTTTTGATTTCTTCCGATGGCTTCGCAGTCACGAATTTTCACGTGGTGCAAGGTCTCGGTGGGTTTATGAAGTGTGGCCTGAATGACGGTCGCCTGTACGATGCTGTTCTGGTCGGGATTGATCCGACGGGGGATGTCGCGGTTGTGAAGCTCCTCGGTCGTGACGATTTCCCTCATGCTGAAATCGGCGATAGCGATACCGTCAAAATGGGAGACTGGACTTTCGCAATGGGAAACCCGTTCCTGCTCGCGGATGATTTTCAACCGACAGTCACCTACGGAATGGTCAGCGGAACGCATCGTTATCAATATCCAGCTGGGACGTTTCTGGAGTACACCGATTGTATTCAGGTCGACACATCGATCAACGCCGGGAATTCAGGCGGTCCGTTGTTTAATATCAATGGCGAAGTGATCGGAATTAACGGGCGGATTTCCGTTGAAAAACGTGGCAAGGTGAACGTTGGAGCTGGCTATTCTATTTCCATCAATCAGGTGATGCACTTTCTCGATCATCTCAAAAGTGGTCGCATCGTTGACCATGCCACACTTGGGGCAACCGTCACCAGTACGTCGGATGGAGCTGTCGTCGTCTCAAACATTTTGGAAACATCGGAAGCGTACCGACGTGGGCTCCGTCAAGGCGATGAACTGATTTCTTTCGCAGGTCGTCCTGTCCGGAGTGTGAATCAATACAAAAATATCTTGGGAATCTACCCGAAGAACTGGCAGGTTCCTCTCTCTTTTCAACGAGACGGAGAACGGTTCGACATCGTCGTGCAGCTCGCCGGTTTACACCGTCGTGCAGAGCTTGCAGGGGGACCAACACCAAGCGCGCCTGAGCCAGATGAAAAAGAGAAACCGAAAATCCCGATTCCAATTCCTCACATGGGAAAGAAGAAAGAGCCGGATATTCCCAAGGAATATTTGAAGCTCTACGAAGAAAAGAACGGGTACGCAAACTACTACTTCAATCAAATCGCACAAGATCGATTTCTCGAAACGATTCAACGATGGGGCGACTTCAGTTCGAAGCCTCGCATGTGGGCGCTCGATGCAACATTCAAAGATGGGGCTCCGCTGCAAATTCGGATGCAGCCTGAAGCAATCGCAGCCAAGTTTGAACAGGGGTTCGCTGTCCTGGAACTGGGTGGGGAATTCACCGCAGAGCCGATGGATTCCGGAGGATTGCTGGCCTCTCTGGAGCAGTTGAAACAATTGTTGATTGACCCAAAAGATTACTTCACAGAGTTCTACTACGTTGGAAGCGAGCCTTTAGATGGTCAGGGAGAGCGAGTGGATGTCCTCGTGACCACGAAGGGTTTACTGATTTCACGTTGGTATTTTCAACAAGAGAGTGGAGCGCTCATCGGAGTCGATACAGTGATTGACGAAGAGCATGATTCTTGCAAAATCCGTTTCGGGGAAATGCGGGATCTCGATGGTGTCAAATTTCCCTCACGATTGACGGTCCGCTCGGGGGGGCAACTTTGGGGCGAGTTGGATGTCACTTCGCTGAAGTTTCTTGACCCCGACTCGAAAGGCTCACCATGA
- a CDS encoding PDZ domain-containing protein — protein MLRIMKTELNQTSPRTVSLFLVAFAVMNTSSMLQAQPLFTQEQQAIQQATAFASPSIVRIETVGGQDLVGDVLTGTGPTTGVIVSDDGYIITSSFNFVSDPASVLVTLIEQDEEKKYAAEIVASDQSKMLTLLKVEASGLKPISVSPKGELKVGQRAIALGRTFNVEFPNISIGIVSALNRVNGKAIQTDAKTSPVNYGGPLIDLTGQCMGILVPLSPQQAGETAGVEWYDSGIGFAIPLEDIQRVLDRMKAGEDLQSGLLGVGFEAQGPLTGEAKILRVRPQSPADQAGLKVDDVVIEIDEHPVNRLVDLRQKLGNRYAGEKISLIVKRGDETIEREIQLAGELLAYEFTSIGILPARRSASDESPDEGVLVRFVYDSSPAQAAGMKLGDRIRSIDGQQVSTPDEISVILTTRKKGEEIAITLDREEETQTVNVTLEAFPDGDGLTNIPPSDIPPGDVPEELKLGRSNQKLAGSDRSFWVFVPENYNPNFEYGLLMWVHPSGETMEADVLKFWKDLCTERGIILVGPRAEDLSGWAATDEEYAKDVVNWVQENYAIDSARVAVMGAQDSGVFATRLAFKYRDLFRGLISIEGPLRFPPPDSNPEQRLLTAFVAAPETRQRDQILKSVELLRKQKFPTAQIDSEEEAKFSFDLVNALVQWLDGLDRL, from the coding sequence ATGTTGCGAATTATGAAAACAGAACTCAACCAGACTTCCCCCCGGACAGTCAGTCTCTTCCTGGTTGCCTTCGCAGTGATGAATACGTCATCAATGCTTCAGGCGCAGCCATTGTTCACCCAGGAACAACAAGCGATTCAGCAGGCGACGGCGTTTGCAAGTCCTTCGATTGTTCGAATCGAAACCGTAGGGGGACAGGACCTTGTTGGCGATGTGCTGACAGGGACCGGGCCGACGACCGGCGTCATTGTGAGTGACGATGGTTACATCATTACCAGCAGCTTCAATTTTGTCTCAGATCCTGCGAGTGTTCTCGTCACGTTGATCGAGCAGGACGAAGAGAAGAAATACGCCGCGGAAATTGTCGCGAGCGATCAATCCAAAATGCTGACATTGCTGAAAGTTGAAGCGTCCGGTTTGAAGCCGATCTCGGTTTCTCCCAAGGGAGAACTAAAAGTGGGGCAACGTGCCATTGCACTGGGCCGCACGTTCAATGTGGAATTTCCCAATATCTCAATTGGGATTGTCAGTGCATTGAATCGAGTCAATGGAAAGGCCATTCAAACGGATGCAAAAACTTCGCCCGTCAATTATGGCGGCCCGTTGATCGATTTGACTGGACAGTGCATGGGAATTCTTGTCCCACTTTCACCGCAGCAAGCAGGCGAGACAGCTGGTGTGGAATGGTACGATTCCGGAATTGGATTCGCGATTCCGCTCGAAGATATTCAGCGTGTTCTTGATCGAATGAAAGCTGGTGAAGATTTACAGTCTGGACTGTTGGGAGTCGGGTTTGAAGCTCAGGGCCCACTCACCGGGGAAGCGAAAATTCTTCGCGTACGACCACAGTCCCCCGCAGATCAAGCAGGTTTGAAAGTTGACGATGTCGTGATTGAAATCGACGAACATCCGGTCAATCGGCTCGTCGACCTGCGTCAAAAACTGGGTAATCGCTATGCCGGAGAAAAAATTTCTCTGATTGTTAAGCGAGGCGATGAAACAATCGAGAGAGAGATTCAATTGGCTGGCGAGTTGCTCGCATACGAATTCACCTCGATAGGAATTCTACCAGCTCGACGAAGTGCGAGCGACGAATCACCTGACGAAGGGGTTCTCGTGAGGTTTGTTTACGATTCCAGTCCCGCTCAGGCAGCGGGGATGAAATTGGGAGATCGAATTCGGTCGATCGATGGACAACAGGTTTCAACGCCGGATGAAATTTCCGTCATCCTGACCACCAGGAAGAAGGGCGAGGAAATCGCGATCACCTTAGATCGTGAAGAAGAAACTCAAACGGTCAATGTCACACTGGAAGCGTTCCCCGATGGAGATGGACTTACAAACATTCCTCCGTCTGATATCCCTCCTGGAGATGTTCCCGAGGAACTCAAGTTAGGGAGATCCAACCAGAAACTCGCGGGAAGTGATCGCAGCTTTTGGGTCTTTGTTCCGGAAAATTACAATCCAAATTTTGAGTATGGACTGCTGATGTGGGTCCACCCATCGGGCGAAACGATGGAAGCCGACGTGCTGAAGTTCTGGAAAGATCTTTGCACAGAGCGAGGAATTATTCTTGTTGGTCCACGTGCTGAAGACCTGAGTGGATGGGCTGCCACGGATGAGGAGTATGCCAAAGATGTGGTCAATTGGGTTCAGGAAAACTACGCAATTGACTCGGCTCGAGTAGCAGTCATGGGAGCGCAGGACTCTGGAGTGTTTGCCACGCGACTCGCTTTTAAGTATCGGGACCTGTTTCGTGGACTCATTTCTATTGAAGGTCCACTTCGCTTTCCTCCCCCGGATAGCAATCCCGAACAGCGATTACTCACAGCGTTTGTGGCTGCTCCCGAAACGCGACAACGTGACCAAATTTTGAAATCCGTCGAGCTGTTGAGAAAACAAAAATTCCCGACTGCTCAAATTGATAGCGAAGAAGAAGCAAAATTCTCATTCGATCTCGTGAACGCTCTGGTTCAATGGCTGGACGGGCTGGATCGTCTGTAG
- a CDS encoding ExeA family protein: MESGTMYEVYWKLNSRPFEDGAYPDYYSASPSHQASLLKLRYLIQQNKGIGLLLGDHGLGKTYLTHVLERECLDDGIGPFIRLVFPCLAPGEILNYFAMRLGIQTANVTATESILVQVEEKLREIAQNGGHPVFVIDDAHLLDVEQLDVLRLLLNLHEQGTCRFSMILSGRSDLLSRVQRIKALDQRASVRMALQPLTYEQVQTYIADRLGAAGAEEIFDQRAVRTIWELAQGVPRRINQLCDLALLVGFVDQLPLISPVEVEAAADELVCIQA; this comes from the coding sequence GTGGAAAGTGGAACTATGTACGAGGTCTATTGGAAACTGAATTCACGACCTTTCGAAGATGGGGCGTATCCAGATTACTACTCAGCCAGTCCATCTCATCAGGCAAGCTTGCTGAAGCTGCGCTACCTGATTCAACAGAACAAAGGGATCGGACTCCTGCTTGGTGATCATGGCCTGGGGAAGACGTATCTCACGCATGTCCTGGAACGAGAGTGCCTTGACGATGGGATTGGTCCTTTTATTCGTCTGGTGTTTCCCTGTCTCGCACCAGGAGAGATTCTGAACTACTTCGCAATGCGTTTAGGAATCCAGACGGCAAACGTGACTGCGACAGAAAGCATTCTCGTTCAGGTGGAAGAGAAGCTTCGTGAGATCGCTCAGAATGGTGGGCATCCGGTTTTTGTAATTGACGACGCTCACCTGCTCGATGTTGAACAACTCGATGTATTGAGGTTGTTGCTGAACCTGCATGAACAAGGTACGTGCCGATTCTCGATGATCCTTTCTGGAAGGTCAGACCTTTTGTCTCGCGTTCAGAGAATCAAAGCGCTTGATCAGCGTGCCTCGGTGCGGATGGCTTTGCAACCACTCACATACGAGCAAGTTCAAACTTACATTGCGGATCGGCTTGGAGCAGCCGGAGCTGAAGAGATTTTTGATCAACGAGCAGTTCGAACGATTTGGGAACTCGCACAAGGTGTCCCGCGCCGTATCAATCAACTCTGTGACCTTGCTCTATTAGTCGGGTTCGTGGATCAACTTCCCCTCATCTCCCCTGTTGAAGTCGAAGCGGCTGCGGATGAACTTGTTTGCATTCAAGCTTAA
- a CDS encoding (2Fe-2S)-binding protein yields the protein MELGDTICFCFHVTKRKILNYLRIHKPRRASQLSECGGAGTGCGWCVNYLKKNFEAFEAGQTDADADLSMDDHAAGRSTYISEGKGTPRPGT from the coding sequence GTGGAGCTCGGCGATACAATCTGTTTCTGTTTTCATGTGACAAAGCGGAAGATATTAAACTACCTGCGCATTCATAAACCGCGACGGGCGAGTCAGCTTTCTGAATGTGGAGGGGCTGGGACTGGATGTGGCTGGTGCGTGAACTACCTGAAAAAAAACTTCGAAGCGTTCGAGGCGGGGCAGACTGACGCTGACGCCGATCTTTCGATGGATGATCACGCGGCTGGCCGATCGACGTACATCTCCGAGGGAAAAGGGACTCCACGGCCTGGCACATAA
- a CDS encoding S1C family serine protease: MMTRFMIYAFFVSCLLNCELVKAQSASEAIESVQPKVVKIFGAGGLKNLANYGTGILVSPDGHIATVWNHLLDSDAVAVVLNDGRRFYGRVIGTDSQKDIAILKIDAEELPFFDIGSSVQVGPGTPILAFSNVFKVATGDEPVTVMQGVVSAKTELAARRGRYKVPYDGEVYLVDAVTNNPGAAGGVLTTMDGRLLGMLGRELKGNNNTWLNYAIPFPVLKQSIEDIIAGRFSRRDDLLAAGGEPSESDYQSIDFGFVLVPDVVARTPAFLDKVIEKSKAEEFGLRPDDLIVFANGELVQSIRTFNEILDQLIPGDDLQLIVRRGDDLITVQFVVPRK, from the coding sequence ATGATGACTCGATTCATGATTTACGCATTTTTCGTTTCCTGTTTGCTGAATTGTGAACTTGTCAAAGCACAATCCGCTTCCGAGGCAATTGAATCTGTTCAGCCGAAAGTTGTGAAGATTTTTGGTGCTGGCGGATTGAAGAACCTCGCCAATTACGGGACTGGAATTCTCGTCTCCCCAGACGGTCACATTGCGACCGTTTGGAATCACCTTCTCGATTCAGACGCCGTCGCTGTCGTCCTCAATGATGGTCGCCGATTCTACGGACGGGTGATTGGAACGGACTCTCAAAAAGATATCGCCATCCTGAAAATTGACGCCGAGGAGTTACCTTTTTTCGATATCGGTTCTTCTGTCCAAGTTGGTCCGGGAACACCGATTCTTGCGTTCAGCAATGTCTTCAAAGTTGCCACAGGCGATGAGCCAGTGACTGTGATGCAAGGTGTTGTCTCTGCAAAAACAGAACTCGCTGCACGTCGCGGACGCTATAAAGTTCCCTACGATGGTGAAGTTTATCTTGTCGATGCCGTGACCAATAATCCGGGGGCAGCGGGTGGCGTGCTAACGACGATGGATGGCCGATTGCTCGGTATGCTCGGGCGGGAACTCAAGGGAAACAACAATACCTGGCTTAATTATGCGATCCCGTTTCCCGTTCTGAAACAGTCGATTGAGGATATTATCGCTGGCCGATTCAGCCGCAGAGACGACCTTCTCGCTGCAGGAGGTGAACCGAGTGAGAGCGACTATCAGTCTATCGATTTCGGTTTTGTTCTGGTCCCAGACGTTGTCGCACGAACACCTGCGTTTCTGGATAAGGTGATAGAAAAATCGAAAGCGGAAGAGTTTGGTCTGAGGCCTGACGATTTAATTGTCTTCGCGAATGGGGAGCTTGTTCAGTCGATTCGAACATTCAACGAAATTCTGGATCAGCTGATCCCCGGGGATGACCTGCAACTTATTGTTCGTCGTGGAGACGACTTGATTACGGTCCAGTTTGTTGTCCCGCGCAAGTAG